The window CAGTGGGTTGAACTGAACTAGTCCAGGTTTACAGTGGGTTGAACTGAACTAGTCCAGGTGTACAGTGGGTTGAACTGAACTAGTCCAGGTGTCCAGTGGGTTACTAGTCCAGGTTTACAGTGGGTTGAACTGAACTAGTCCAGGTGTCCAGTGGGTTGAACTGAACTAGTCTAGGTGTACAGTGGGTTACTAGTCCAGGTGTACAGTGGGTTGAGCTGAACTAGTCCAGGTGTACAGTGGGTTGAGCTGAACTAGTCCAGGTGTCCAGTGGGTTACTAGTCCAGGTGTACAGTGGGTTACTAGTCCAGTTGTACAGTGGGTTGAACTGAACTCGTCCAGGTGTCCAGTGGGTTACTAGTCCAGGTGTTCAGTGGGTTGAACTGAACTAGTCCAGGTGTACAGTGTACAGGTGTACAGTGGGTTACTAGTCCAGGTGTACAGTGGGTTGAACTGAACTAGTCCAGGTGTCCAGTGGGTTGAACTGAACTAGTCCAGGTGTCCAGTGGGTTACTAGTCCAGGTGTTCAGTGGGTTGAACTGAACTAGTCCAGGTGTACAGTGGGTTACTAGTCCAGGTGTTCAGTGGGTTGAACTGAACTAGTCCAGGTGTCCAGTGGGTTACTAGTCCAGGTGTTCAGTGGGTTGAACTGAACTAGTCCAGGTGTCCAGTGGGTTGAACTGAACTAGTCTAGGTGTACAGTGGGTTGAGCTGAACTAGTCCAGGTGTCCAGTGGGTTACTAGTCCAGGTGTACAGTGGGTTGAACTGAACTCGTCCAGGTGTCCAGTGGGTTACTAGCCCAGGTGTACAGTGGGTTGAACTGAACTAGTCCAGGTGTACAGTGGGTTGAACTGAACTAGTCTAGGTGTACAGTGGGTTGAACTGAACTAGTCTAGGTGTACAGTGGGTTGAACGGGGTGGGGGGGAGTTGATGGATCCACTTAGATCTGAATATTCTCCTCATGATCAGGCTCTATTGAAGCCAGTAGTAGAATCACTTAGATCTGAATATTCTTGGTCCAAATTTGAGATGATTTGTAAAGAAAATCCATGTGTTTGAACTGTCCTGCTGAGTCTAAAGTTTTGATTCTTTGACAGTTTTTACAGAGACAGAAGGTTTTGGGGATTTACAGAAATATGATGAGGACCATACGGAAGGTACCAGACGAGGCAGACAGGAAGTACCTCAGTGACTGGGCCAGAGCCGAGTTCAAGAGGAACAAGACCGCCACAGACCAGGTAGAGAGAACATAGGACCACTACAGACCAGGTAGAGGGAACATAGGATCACTACAGACCAGGTAGAGAGTACATAGGATCACTACAGACCAGGTAGAGAGTACATAGGACCACTACAGACCAGGTAGAGAGAACATAGGACCACTACAGACCAGGTAGAGAGAACATAGGACCGCTACAGACCAGGTAGAGAGAACATAGGACCACTACAGACCAGGTAGAGGGAACATAGGACCGCTACAGACCAGGTAGAGAGAACATAGGACCAGATAGAGAGAACATAGGACCACTACAGACCCTGGTCCTATGTTCTCTCTACCCGTAGAGAGAACATAGGACCAGATAGAGAGAACATAGGACCAGATAGAGAGAACATAGGACCAGGTAGAGAGAACATAGGACCAGATAGAGAGAACATAGGACCAGGTAGAGAGACCAGGTAGAGAGAACATAGGACCAGGTAGAGAGAACATAGGACCAGATAGAGAGAACATAGGACCAGATAGAGAGAACATAGGACCAGGTAGAGAGACCAGGTAGAGAGAACATAGGACCAGATAGAGAGAACATAGGACCAGGTAGAGAGAACATAGGACCAGGTAGAGAGACCAGGTAGAGAGAACATAGGACCAGGTAGAGAGAACATAGGACCAGGTAGAGAGACCAGGTAGAGAGAACATAGGACCAGATAGAGAGAACATAGGACCACTACAGACCAGGTAGAGAGAACATAGGACCAGATAGAGAGACCAGGTAGAGAGAACATAGAACCACTACAGACCAGGTAGTGAGAACATAGGACCGCTACAGACCAGGTAGAGAGAACATAGGACCGCTACAGACCAGGTAGAGAGAACATAGGACCACTACAGACCAGGTAGAGAGAACATAGGACCGCTACAGACCAGGTAGAGAGAACATAGGACCAGATAGAGAGACCAGGTAGAGAGAACATGGGACCACTAAAGACCAGGTAGTGAGAACATAGGACCAGATAGAGAGACCAGGTAGAGAGAACATAGGACCACTACAGACCAGGTAGAGAGAACATAGGACCACTACAGACCAGATAGAGAGAACATAGGACCACTACAGACCAGGTAGAGAGAACATAGGACCACTACAGACCAGGTAGTGAGAACATAGGACCAGATAGAGAGACCAGGTAGAGAGAACATAGGACCACTACAGACCAGATAGAGAGAACATAGGACCACTACAGACCAGATAGAGAGAACATAGGACCAGATAGAGAGACCAGGTAGAGAGAACATAGGACCACTACAGACCAGATAGAGAGAACATAGGACCCCTACAGACCAGGTAGAGAGAACATAGGACCACTACAGACCAGGTAGAGAGAACATAGGACCAGATAGAGAGACCAGGTAGAGAAGACCAGATAGAGAGAACATAGGACCActacaaaaaaaacctgaaatCAAGGTCTGCTTACTTGCTTTGTCCTGTAGCTTTTAACCACATCGCTCAGTCTTCAAATAAAAAGCTAGTAAATAAAccttaaaaaaacgtttttccTCAAATGAAGTGTGGACTTGTGAGATGGAATATGTGTAGAGACACTGTACTACTTATTTTCCCAGTGTCCTCTGCTCTGTCCATTACTGCTGTTTTCCTCTCATTGTTCATTCAGGATGCCATCCGTATGATGATCACACAAGCTAACAACCATCTAGATGAGCTGCAGACGTCTCTGGCGTTGGCTGGCAGTTAAACACTACGGACCGATCTAGATCGGTTCTCTGGGGAGACCGGGTCAACCTCTGATCGGGGTTGTGTCATTGGAAGTGACTGATGCAGAATGTATTGAAACTGGTCTTTGGCTGGACACCGTTTTGTAAGGATGGATTGATGGAACGGACCTAAAGGCATCATGCTGCCTCCTGTGGGGAGGATCTTAGCTCCATTATATGGAGACTCATTAACCTGTGAGGCTAACTGAGCCCATCTGCCACACTATATGTACtatatgtattgtatgtattaAAGAGGAACTAATGAAACCACAGACAGATTCAGGATGATcatttttaatacaaaatatgttttctgaCATCATTATACAGAGTGCATTATTCATATCCACAGAGTTATCTGTAAAACTAACCAACATGCATGAGCAGACCGTCACTACACAGTAATACTGCAGTATTACAGTGTTGCAACACAACTCCGAGCTTTCTTCATCTTTTACATCAGGACTGTCACTTACTGTTAGACAAGATTGGCAGGACATCGGCATACTGGAAGACGAGATTCTATGTAGTTAAGGGTCTATATGTAAGGATGATGATTCTCATTACTGAGTCATCGTTTGGTCTGTAAAACTAAAGAAACTATtgaaaattatataaaacagaaaaagcagcaaatcctcacgtTGGAGGAACTGCAATCAGGCGTCATGTTGTTACTTGACTATCAAAATATTTACTGATTAATCTTCTTTTCGATggactgttttatttttttttaaataaattatattgttaatattaaatgaaagagagaaacatcTTCGGTCTCCAGGTCTCTGACGGCCAGGTCAGTGTACCTGTAGTTTAAGTCGGCACACATCTTTAAATGAAAGTGATCATGAAATGAATACTGTACATGTTAACGCAGGAGACAAATGAGTAATAACGGAATAACAAAGCCTTTTACAAATTCACTTTGCAATTacgttttaaaattaaattatttgttCATCATTTTTAGCCAGGATAAGGAAATGtaatatcattttttaaaatttatttaaaTGCTTATTTAATTCATCATCCATCATGTCATCAtatcatacaaaaataataagatAAGCGGTTATggataatgaatgaaaaatatttaGACATTGTAAAAGTCTATAACAATTCCATGGGCAGCCTCAATACAGTTCATACCATGCAGCAAAATCAGCTATTACTACTCCCCCAggggttttatatatatataaatatatatatatatatatatgtataatatataatatatatataaatatataatatatatataatatattttatattatatatatatatatatatataatatagtatatatatatatatactatattatatatatactatagtatatatactatatattatatatatatatatatatatataatatatatatatatatagctacaGCCTGATAAATGAGCAAGAGATTGTTCTTCTAAAGTCCCAGGGCTGATCCCACTGGAGCCTACAGATACCATCAAAAAGCTTATTATGCTGGACAACTTTCACTATGACATCatgggatgtgtgtgtttaaatcgACACTGTTGTTGCTgattgatgtgatgtgatgtagTGTATCTATGTTCTAAATGGCACATTAGATCAATCTATTGACACACGATCtactggattatttacacagtGCACGAGAGCTGCCCTTATTTCTAAAGAACTGGATTTACACATCTCACCATACCAGTACAGTGCTACCATGACAACCAACATGGAACACCTTTAGTATTCCATTATGATGTGATTTAGTGGCTCCAGGCCCCACAGCACTGGACATCATGAACACAATATGTGATTCATGAATCCAGATCATGTCATGGCTGTTGACAAAGGGATTTAGTCTGTCTTTATGCAGCCAGGTAGTGACAGGTGAGGTGTGTGTTAGCAGTCATCATGTCTGTTAGTCCTCAGCATGCGCAGCTCGTCCTCCAGGTAGGTGATCCTCTCCATCAGAGCGGCTCTGTCGGCCTGAGCCCTCTGGTCGGCCTGCCAGCGAGCCTCCTGCACCTTCCTCTCGTACCAGCGCTCCATCTGCGTCGACACCGCCTCGAAGAAGTACTGGGTCACCTCCAGAGCGTGCATGTTGTCCCTCTCCTGAGCAAAGGAGGGTTCATTGGGCTGGTCTCCAAAGACCCCCAGAGTCCTGACCCCTGTGGCCCCTCTGGACTTAGTCCTGCCCTGGGAATGCTTCTTGTGGTGTTTCCCTCTGTCCCGCCCTCGCTCCCCATCTCTGAGTCCGGCTGcagtcctgctgctgcagtggcGCTCTGTGGCCGGAGACAGGCTGCTGGCTCTGTAACTCCTGCCCCCCTTCGCCCCGTACTCCACCGGGTCAACGTCCTGCAGGTCCTGGTTCTTGCTCTGTGTGTCAGCACAGATCACAGGTCGCTCCTTCGGTCGAACCACCTGGACGGATGACAGCGGGCTCTTGGCTGCTGCAGGAGAGGTGACTTCTGCATTATGAGTCTTATCACCATCTGTTAAATGTTCACAAGAGATTCAGTGAGCACAGTGTAATTACACTGCAAATACTCCATTATTCAAGCCATCCTGCTAATTAGCATGCAGTAACTGTGAATCCTGAACAAGCATGCCACGGGCAGACTGAGGCACAATATCACTCATTATGTTTTTCCCTGGCAGCAGCGTTTTTCCTCCAAAAAAGGTCATGACAGAGAGACAGTGCACGTAAAGTCATGCATGGTAATTACTGTAAGAGATGTGGTCTCAAAGAGAACACTCGGAGGCAGTGCAGAGCAGTTTAGTCCTGTTTCAGGACAGATTAAgatgttaaaggggaacttcGTTATTTCCCATCTGTTTGTGTCTAACGGGGCAACacttttgaaattggtccagtgttgagggggaacgctgcagacggcagccgcTAAACGGACTGTAATGTAAATTGCTGTCTGTTATTGTGACTTGTTGACAGAAGACAACGATGGAAACGtgagtgggagaggagagaggagtctgttgtgttggagtacagagaGCGTAGCTTAGTggtatctaaaagattttcaatgtcagggctgaatatttagatgatttctaCAATGTGGATGCAAAGTcaccaagtcagcaacactgacagtccgtcactcccacaaaatgatcattatcaACATAAACAGCGAACATGGCTAATGTtattagtactcacagctgtcaaactagcaGCTTATGGATGACTAGCAGGTGGACAGACAATCATTTTACTCGGGTAGGGCCAAATGGGCTCCCAGGGGCTTAGTACAGTCCTGTGACAGACACTGTGACAGACACAGATAACGTGACTGGATTTGTTACAACATTGGATTTATTGATTGCCTTTTGGGATgtacaaataacaaaaaatgtttcccCAACGTAGCTTTAAAGAATAATTGGGAATGAGACGCAGACCTATTTCAGATAAATGTGAATACACGGCACTATACTGTACACTTTTGCAATGAACATGCTCATATCTAACTGCATTAACAATGAGGTGAATAAAATATGGTTTCTAGCAAATATAGTAATATTCTTTGAACATATTTGTATGCATTAGTCTTGTCTGCAGGGCCAGTAAAAAGTAATGAATGTGATGTGGATTTAGTTTCCAAAGAATAAACCCAGACCTAAAACACATAGAAGGAATTGTGTTTGGACTTTTTCTAACTTGTGAGTAACAGAACTTCAAACTTTTCTAAATCaaacttttcttgtttttacaaTTACCAACCAGTTaacaaatgacaacaaaatATTGAGTGAATCCAGGCAAATTCCTGCCTTTTTCCTAGTTCTGAGAGCTGTTGGGCTAACTGCCGTCTATTTTAACATCCATTTCCAGCCTGTAACTGACAGGCTCGCTGATGTTTGAAATAAGTCGGTTTCATGTGAAAATAGTCGGATAAATAAAGATTTGATGACTCAGTCTCTCTAGTGAAGGGTGAGCTGTTTGTTGAGGGGTTACCTGGAGAGCTTTCCACATGAACCACAAAGTAGTGGTTGGCTGAGCCACCCTCCGCCACACTGGGCTCCCCCCGGCTGGAGTCCAGGAGGGCAGGGCTGCTGTGGAGCTCCAGGCACTGGGAGTTGCCTCCCTGGCCAGAGGGCAGCACGTCGAGGCCAGCTCCGTCGGCTTCATCCAGGCCCTCGGCCACAGAGGAGGAGCGCCGCAGCTTGGTGCTGCCAGGGTCCCCGGTGAAGTGAAGATCCATGTTCTGCAGCTTGGACAGACACCAGCTCTTCAGCTCACTGACCAGGGACGCCTGCTTAAAGGGCACATACATCCACACAACACTTCATATCGCTCTATGTCACATCTAGTTAGAGGAGCAATAGCAGACAGAAGTGTAAGTCACATTTGTTGGACATGAAAAGTCATTGAGGGTTTAAAGGGATGTCTTCAGTCTCAGTGGGCTCAGTGCTCATCTAACTAACCCTTAATGTCATGAAAAACATCCAActtaatgacttatttctgaGAGTACATTCAAAGGAAACTCAATACTGGACAGGACAAACCATCAGCGTCACCAGGTTGTTTTGTTGgggcttaaagcttcagtaggcagaatgtttttggcatcattggacaaaaatcccataataacctttcagcatattgtaattcaagtgttctgagagaaaactagacttctgctcctcctcatggctctgttttcaggctttagaacatctagcccatgacgggtgacttttcttttttttttaaagaatgagAGCAAAATAATGCTTTTCTTGGAATTTTGGCACATGTAAAACCAAACTGGTACTGTGAGCAGCTTTACATTCTACCATCTATACATTCTATACATTCTACCATCTATACATGATACCATCTATACATTCTATCATCTATACATTCTATACAGGATACCATCTATACATTCTACCATCTATACATTCTATCATCTATACATTCTATCATCTACTGTATACATTCTACCATCTATACATTCTACATTCTATACATTCTACCATCTAAACATTCTACCATCTATACATTCTACCATCTAACCATTCTACCATCTAAACATTCTACCATCTAAACATTCTACCATCTATACATTCTACCATCTAAACATTCTACCATCTAAACATTCTACATTCTATACATTCTACCATCTAAACATTCTACCATCTATACATTCTACCATCTAAACATTCTACCATCTATACATTCTACCATCTAAACATTCTACCACCTAAACATTCTACCATCTATCAACAACATACTTCAGCTCTGAGGACACTGTGGACTCTACTGTTGTTCAGCCTGTTTTCTTTACCTGAATTCTTATGTGGTGTAATAGAAAACACGTCAGGTATAGATCTCAAACAAAGATTCAACTAAATTCATGTTAACACCACTAGAATAATATCTTGGAGGTATACAACTGTTCAGTGCTGAGCTGAGAGAGTTACGGGTCGGTACCAACAGAGCCTGTGATGGTTGCTAGTGTTACCTGTCTCTTCTCTGCTTCCAGCCTCTCCTGCAGGGCCCGCTGCTCAATCCTCTGCAGACACTCGGCCCTCTCTGCAGACACTCTCTCCACCGTCATCTTATCAAGAGCTCGGATCTGATGGCAGAACCACAAGTCACACACATCGTGAGTGCAGCCAGAAACATGACAGCAGCTGAGGAGGCTCCTCTCTGATAAGTTGTTCACATTTCCTTTAATTGTATTCCATTTTACTCTCCTGTTTTAGACAACTTCCAACTCTCTGTCACCACTTTGTGTTTActcctttcctgtttcaacGTGCACAAAGCCAGCTCCTTAAAgggtgtggaagaacttgagAGGACTGCACAGACTacatccaacacctttgggatgaagtGGAAGGCCGACTGAGAGCCAGACCTGATCATCCAACATCAGTGTACTGCTCTTGTGTCTGAATGGGACACTTGGCATGATTATGACAGCCTCATTTGGGCGAGTATATAATCTATGtagattctctctctctctctctctctctctatccatctACATATCTACGtaatacacagtatatactgtatattaaaaaaatgtaatttaatttatgaatacattttaaaaaacacttcaagCGAGCGCAAAAACTTTTTGATCAATTGAGGAAGTTCTATCAAATGGTGCCTGTGTTgtcatacagcttttctaatgcgatacttcaaaatgtgcataaaatatatgaatgGAACCACGGCTGTAGAGTAAACCTCTTTCTATCTTGCAGTCCTCTCCTGTGTTTAACCTACATACACTGTACCTGCTTCTCTTCTTCTGATCTTGCTGATTATGCATTCCTGCATCCAATGTTGTATTTTCTCAGGCAGCAGCGGTGCTCAGAGTACATGCATCAACGACTGTGTGCTATCTGATAGAAGCTTTTATCTGAAGCGTCATCCAGTCCCGTGAGTGCATGTATTATGCATAAGGAGGCTCCAGGGGGACATGAATCCAGCCAACCTACATAGGGAATAGAAGCCCTAATCTCTACTGTGTGTTCAGTATTAGCAGACACACAGGACCACAGTGAGACGGCCTCTGTTACTGCTGAGATTAAGACTGTTTGGAGCTGTTTATTTCACTCAACACTTTTCCCCTTGAGATCCATTTGACAGCTACAGCTACATGTACTTTATAATGAAACGTTGTGTTGTGAACAGTTCTCTTTAACTCCTCGTGTTCACGGGATGCTGCGTTGCATTCCAGTGGCTCTGTTGCACTTCCAAGTGGAAGCAGACATATTTCCAATATTGTATAGTCATTTTGCCAACAGTTTTACAGTATACTGAATGCACATTTGTAGCTCATTCAGATGTGATAACAAATATTTTATGTAGTTCAGTAAATGTCCCTCCACATCATGTCATTATGAGAGAGAGTGTAATCCAGCCAGACAAATTACAGGAAAAGCCTCCAAAACTCACACTGGTcatatttagcattttcttAATGGGTGTTCTCGCGATAACTAAAGAGGGAGACTTATGGAAGAGCACAACAGGTGTCTTGTGATCAGCTGAAGTCATGGGGTACTTGTCAAGTCCCTTATTTGAAGGATGCTCTTATTTCTACTCTGAGGAGCACGGAGGGATCTCTGAGGGGCATGAGAGGTTGCACCTGATCACACTGATCTGATACCACACTGCAGTTctttgtcttctgattcaccatccaGTTCAAAATAATGgatctgtgttgtgtgtgttcagtaggTCTGATTAAACAAAGAACCAGAACTCTCTTCATTGGTTAGAAAGATTTTCCTCTTCATGATCTGTTATAAACTGTATGATGATTATATTCAGGATGGAGGACAGTCATTTTAATTGTCTATCGTTCTCTCCATTCGGTTCCATGTGAGGCTGAAGATCAGTGTGCTGGGTTTAGTTTGATGTGAGATTTACATAACGGTTCCAGTGATCTGTACACTGTCGAAATGACTCTAAAAACGTGTTCACtggtttcctctcctctgtcttcaGTAGGGTGATTTAAGGATTGGAATTGGGAACAACCCAGAATTGGGAAGTACTCCTGGAAATCTGCATCTGGTTTGATTTGACCCATGACCCCCCTGGAACAAAACTCAGCTAAGAAATATGTATAAGTCTGTGTGACTTTTCCCCCACAAACCTTGCTGGGCTGTATGTGGGTAGTAAACGTTCCTGCTGTGtgagcatgtacagtatatgctacCTGGTGTTTGTTCTTGCGGTCCAGCTGGCCCATCTTGCTGTTCATCAGGTCTTGGACGGTGTGGATTTCAGTCTTCATCTCCTCCTTAGTGGCCTCCAGCTGGTTCTCCAGTTTACTGATGAGAGGTTCACAGCGGCAGCCATTCAGAGGAGCCTACAACCCACCGCAGACATCATCAGTCGGACATCATCAGTCAGACATCATCAGTCAGACATCATCAGTCAGACATCATCAGTCGGACATCATCAGTCAGACATCATCAGTCACCAGTCAGAACAAAGTCAACCATGGGCTGAAACTCCATGTACACGTTTATCCAAGTATTTAGTCTTTTACACaaactttttgttgttgttgctaaaTTTCAAATAGCGTTTGTTCATATTTGCTATGGGTACACAGTCAGACTTTGAGctgctaaaaatgttttattgggCACACAGAGAGGTCAACCAATCATATACTTACTAAGTCAGATTCTATTTCATTCTTCCTGACCGCCAGAGGCAGTGCTTAACACTGGTTATTATCCATCTTGCACAGGCgcaggtcgagtatttaatatcaacaagTCTATAgagtataatattaatactaagAATTATTATTCATATCACAGCACCATGTTAGGAGAGCATGTTTGACGTGCGGAGGGGCTGTCCGACAGTCAGTGCATGAATTGCAGTTTTATGCCACGGGAGCTGAAGCTAGCTCGATTAGCTGAGATAGAAGAGCAGCTCGAGGGCCAGTTGCCCCTATCTGGTGTCCCTTCAAATGCACGGAGTGGGCAGAGACGCTCCCCACCTGAGGGGGCCCCACCTACAAAAAAGACAAGGAAAGTGGACTGTTTGGCAACTAAGGTCAACACGCTAACATCAGAGTTTGCTGAGATTAAAGCGCTGCTGCTTCAGCCAGGCAGGCGGACTGCAACCCAGAGAGACATCCCGCAGGCTAGGACACCTACCCCACCAGGATGGGATGAGGATGCCCTGTCTACGAGGGCTTCCTTTAGCCAGTTCTGTGAAGACTGGCCTGGACAGGGAGAACTAGTAGCCTCCTCCCACGCTTCCGACACCTGTTCCAAGCAGTCAGGAAGTGGGTTCAGGGCAGGCTCAGAGTCTGCCCCAGCGACAGTTAAGCCAGTTGTCCGTATGGCTCTGGCATGCTTAGGCTTGGATTAGGCCCCGACTGCGGGCACCTCATCTAGTGCATTCTTCAGGTGGGCCCCGCCCCTGGAGGGTTTCTCTGTTCCGCCCTCCCAGCCATACATTGAGGAGCTCAACAAATGCTGGCCAGACCTAAAATCACTGTCCCACCATGACACTGATGGCAGGGCCTTAGCTTCCATGCAGAACGCCGGCACTTACGGACTGGGTAAGATGCCAGCCGTGGAGCCATCTATTGCCGCCCTTATTGTGTCTCCCAATGAGGTCTTGACC is drawn from Sebastes umbrosus isolate fSebUmb1 chromosome 18, fSebUmb1.pri, whole genome shotgun sequence and contains these coding sequences:
- the lyrm2 gene encoding LYR motif-containing protein 2, whose amino-acid sequence is MTVSRLPSAALSLKQFLQRQKVLGIYRNMMRTIRKVPDEADRKYLSDWARAEFKRNKTATDQDAIRMMITQANNHLDELQTSLALAGS